The Pyxidicoccus sp. MSG2 DNA segment GCCCAGAAGGCGGACCCCGTCGCTCGGGGGTATTCGGACAAGCGAATCGCCTCCTTCGCTGGCATGGTGCCGGCCGAGTCTCCGCGTGCGGTAATTCTCGTCGTAGTGGACGAACCGAAGACAGACGTATACGGGGGGCTCGTGGCTGCCCCTGCTTTCAAGGAGATTGCGACTGCCGCCATGGCCCACCTGGCCGTGCCCCCGTCCCGGACGGTGGCACCCGAGGTGGCCGTGGCAGCCGTGTCCCCCGCGCCCGCCGCGGCGAAGCCGGTGGCCCCCAAGGCCGCCGTGCCCGCGCGTCCGGTGCTGGCGGAGGCGGTGACGGAGACCCCGGAGCCCGGCACGGTGCGTGTGCCGGACGTCCAGGGACAGGTAGGACGAGAAGCCGTGGTGAAGCTGCTCGCCGCGGCCCTCGAGCCACAAGTAATGGGCAGTGGACGAGTGGTGTCTCAAACCCCCGCCGCCGGCGCACTGGTGGAGAAGGGGGCCCGGGTGACGCTGGAGCTCGCGACGCGGCAATGAGGCCGCGCTCGCTCCAGGACCCGCGCTTGCAAGACGTGTGAAGGGGAAGAGATGAAGCTGACGGATGTCCTCGCAGGATGTGGTGCCGAGCAGACCTCGGGCGGCCGTTCCGCGGTTGACGTCACCGGTGTGACGCAGGACTCGCGGCGCGTGAAGGCGGGGGACCTCTTCGTCGCCATTCCTGGCACGAAGGAGGATGGGGCCCAGTTCATCGGCGAGGCCGTGTCCCGTGGTGCGGTGGCGGTGGTCTCCGAGAAGCCGGTGCCCTCCTCGCAGGTGCCCTTCTTCAAGGTGGGCAACGCGCGCAAGGCCCTGGCCATCATCGCGGCCAACTTCTACGGCCGTCCCGCCGACCAGCTCACGCTGCTCGGTGTCACCGGGACGAACGGGAAGACGACGACGACCTACTTGCTGGAGGCGATGAGCACGGCGGCCTATGCGGCCACCGGGGTCATCGGCACGCTGGGCTACAAGTTCTCCGGAAAGACGGTGGAGAGCGCCAATACCACCCCGGATGCGCTGGAGCTGCACCGCATCTTCCGGGAGATGGTCGACGCGGGGGTGGAGACGGTCATCATGGAGGTGTCCAGCCATGCGCTCGCGCAGGAGCGCGTGCACGGGCTCACCTTCAAGGCGGCGGGCTTCTCCAACCTGAGCCGGGACCACCTCGACTACCACAAGGACATGGAGGACTACTTCCAGGCGAAGCGGAAGCTGTTCGCCGAGAACCTGTCCGCCACCGGCGTGGCCGTGGTCAACGGCGACGACACCTACGCCAGCCGCATCTACAACGAGCTGCGCGGCCAGAAGCGCATGGCGTGGAAGTTCAGCCGCGTGGGCAATGGAGAAGTCTCCGCCGCCGACGTCACCTTCACGCTCCAGGGCATCAAGGGAACGCTGAAGACGCCCGCGGGTGACATCCCCATCAAGAGCAAGCTCCTGGGCCCCCACAACCTGGAGAACATCCTCCTGGCGGCGGGCATCGGCCTGGGCGCGGGCTTCGCCCGGCGCGACGTGCAGGAGGGCATCGAGCGCATGACGCCGGTGGCCGGCCGCATGGAGCGCGTGGAGAACTACGGCCCCGGTGGCGCACCGGCGGTGCTGGTGGACTACGCGCACACCGACGACGCGCTCAAGCGCGCGCTGGAGGCCGCTCGCGCGCTGGCCAAGGGCCGTGTCATCACGGTCTTCGGCTGCGGTGGCGACCGGGACAAGGGCAAGCGTCCGCTGATGGGCGCGGTGGCGGCGGAGGCCGCGGACCTGGCCATCGTCACCAGCGACAATCCCCGCAGCGAGAACCCGGACGACATCATCGGCGAGGTCACGCCGGGCCTGGAGAAGGGCGGCCTGCGCCGCATCTCCGCGGGCAAGGCCAAGTCGGGTGAGAAAGGCTACCTGGTGGACGCGGACCGCCGCGCGGCGATTGAACTCGCCATCGGCCTGGCCAGCGCGGACGACGTCGTCCTCATCGCCGGCAAGGGCCACGAGACGTACCAGCAGGTGGGCACGGAGAAGCACAACTTCGACGACCGCCAGGTGGCGGCGAAGGCGCTGGCCAACCGTACCCCCTAGCTGAAGTCACGAGAGCGCGGCCCGGCCCGGCCGCGCTCGCCCCCACACCCCTATGTCAGCCCGATTCAACGACGATGAGGTGGTGCAGGCGACCGGGGCCACCCGGCGCGGAGGTCCGGCCCCGGCCGCGTTCTCCGCGGTCTGCACCGACACGCGCTCGCTCACCCCGGGCTGTCTCTTCGTGGCCCTCGTCGGCGAGCGCTTCGACGCGCACGCCTTCGTGGATGCGGCGGCGAAGGGTGGGGCGGCTGGCGCCGTCGTCGGGCGCGGGCGCACGCTGCCCGCGCTGCCGGAGGGCTTCCCCCTCTACGAGGTGGAGGACACGCTGATGGCGCTGGGGGCCCTCGGCCGCCACCACCGGCAGCACTTCAAGATTCCCCTCTGCGCGGTGGGCGGCTCCAACGGGAAGACGACCACCAAGGAGATGGTGGGCGCCATCCTCGCCACGCGCGGGCCGGCCCTGAAGACGGAGGGCAACCTCAACAACGAGATTGGCGTCCCGCTGACGCTCTTCCGCCTGGAGCCCCAGCACGTGGCGGCCGTCATCGAGGTGGGCATGAACCGCCCCGGTGAGATTGAACGGCTCACCCGCGTGGTGCGGCCGGATGCCGGTGTCATCACCGTCGTCCAGCCCGAGCACCTGGAAGGCCTGGGCAGCATCGAGGGCGTGGCGGAGGCGGAAGGGGAGATGTTCCGCGAGCTGGGCCCCACGTCCACGGTGGTCGTGAATGTGGACGACCCGCTCATCCCGAAGCAGGCCGCGCGGAGCAAGGCGAAGCAGCTGACCTTCGGCCGGGCGGAGGGCGCGGACGTGCGGCTCACGGCGGTGGAGACGCGCGGCCGCGAGGGCATGGTGGCCACGGTGCGCTACTCCGGCCGTGACTGGCCGGTGCGGCTGCACTTCATCGGTCCGCACAACGCGCAGAACGCCACGGCGGCCTTCGCGCTGGCGCTGGCGCTGGGCTACTCGCCGGAGGAGTGCGTGCGCGGCCTGGAGACGGCGCGGCCGTACGCGCGGCGCCTCAACGTGGTGGATGGCAAGGGCGGCGTGACGGTGATTGACGACTGTTACAACGCCAACCCGGCCTCCATGGACGCGGCGCTGGAGACGCTGGGCACGCTGGTGCCCGCAGGCGGCCGTCCGGTGGTGGTGCTGGGGGACATGCTGGAGCTGGGCCCGGGCGAGCTGGAAGAGCACTCGCGCCTGGGCGGGCGCGTTCCCGGGCACGCGAAGCTCGCGGCCTTCTTCGGTCCCCGCTCCGTCAAGGGGTGGGAGGCCGCTTCCATGGGCAATTCCGCTGCCCACTTCACCGAGATTGAGCCGCTGGTGGCCTGGCTGTCGCCCCAACTGCGCGCGGGTGACGTGGTGCTGGTGAAGGCCAGCCGTGGCATGCGGCTGGAACGGGTGGTGGCGGCGCTGACGGGCGCGCCAGCCCCCGGAGGAACTCACTAGTGCTGTATCTCCTCTACGAGCTCATCCAGAACACGGAAGCCGGGCGCGTCCTCAACTTCCTGCGCTACCCCACCTTCCGCATCATCGCCGCGGGCGTCTTCGCCCTGCTGCTCGGCATGCTCATCGGTCCCCGGCTCATTGCCCGCCTGCGGCTGAAGCAGCACGGGCAGAGCAACGTGCGCGAGGACACGCCGGACACGCACCAGAAGAAGAAGGGCACGCCCACCATGGGCGGCTCGCTCATCCTCATCTGCATCGCCGCCGGTACGCTGCTGTTCGCGGACCTGGGCAGCCGTGGCGTGTGGGTGATGCTGCTGCTCACCTTCGGCTACGGCTTCATCGGCTTCCTGGATGACTGGCTGAAGCTGTCCAAGCGCAACTCGAAGGGGCTCGCCGGCCGCAAGAAGATGGTGCTGCAGACCTTCTTCTTCCTCGTCGCGGTGTTCGGCCTGCTCACCACGTGGACGCACCCGGACGGCTCCTTCGGGCCCACGCTGCTCATCAACACGAAGCTGACGGTGCCCTTCATCCCCACGCGCTGGTTCAACCCGGACCTGGGCTGGTTCTACGTCGTCTTCGCGTGGATCGTCATCGTCGGCACCTCCAACGCCGTCAACCTCACCGACGGCCTGGACGGCCTGGCGATTGTCCCCACCATCGTCTCCGCCATCACCTTCGCGGTGCTCTGCTACGTGGCGGGCACCACGCTGAGCATCGCGGACTCGGAATTGGTGAACGGGGTGCCAAAACTCGTGGCCACGCCGCTGTACCAGTACCTGGGCATCCTCCAGGTGCCGGGCGGCGCGGAGCTGGCCGTGTTCTGCGCGGCCATTGTCGGCGCGGGCATCTCCTTCCTCTGGTTCAACACCTATCCGGCCTCCGTCTTCATGGGCGACATCGGCTCGCTGGCGCTGGGTGGCGCGCTGGGCGGCCTGGCCGTCCTGTCCAAGAACGAGGTGGTGTCCGCCATCATCCACGGCATCTTCTTCGCCGAGGCGCTGAGCGTGATGATTCAGGTGGCCTCCTTCAAGATGACGGGCAAGCGCGTCTTCAAGATGGCGCCGGTGCACCACCACTTCGAGCTGAAGGGCCTGGCCGAGCCGAAGATCATCGTCCGTTTCTGGATCGTCTCCATCCTCTGTGGTGGCGTGGCGCTCCTGTCGCTCAAGCTGCGCTGAAACCGCGGCAAAGGGGGCTCGGCCATGTCGTTGTCGCTGTCCGGTCAGAAGGTCCTCGTCTACGGGCTGGCGAAGAGTGGCGTGGCGGCGCTGCGCCTCCTGCGCCAGCACGGCGCTCACGTCACGGCGCTGGATGCGCGCACCGAGGACGCGCTGGGCGAGGTGGGCCGCGAGGTGAAGGCCCTCGGCGCTTCGCTCGTCACCGGCCCGGTGCCTCCGGGCCTGCTCGCGTCGCAGGACCTGGTGGTGGTGAGCCCCGGTGTGCCGCTGGCGCTTCCGGAGATTGAAGCGGCGCGCACCGCGGGCGTGGCGGTGTGGGGCGAGGTGGAGCTGGCCTCGCGCTTCCTCACCGAGGTGCCCCTGTTCGGGATTACGGGCACCAACGGAAAGAGCACCACCACGGCGCTCACCGGCGAGCTCTTCCTGCGCGGCGGCCAGCGTACCTTCGTGGGCGGCAACCTGGGCCGGCCCTTCTCCGAGGCCGCCCTGGCCCCGAAGGACTGGGACGCGCTGGTGGTGGAGCTGTCCAGCTTCCAGCTCGAGGGCATCCGCACCCTGCGCCCGCGCGGCGCCGCCATCCTCAACCTCACGCCGGACCACCTGGACCGGTACGCCACCCACGCCGACTACGGCGCGGCGAAGGCTCGCATCTTTCAAAGCCAGCAGGCCGGGGACTTCGCGGTGGTCAACGCGGACGACGCGGACGTGCTGGGGCTGGCGCGCGCGGCGAAGGTGCCCGTGTACGGCTTCGGCATGACGGGGCGCCCGGTGGCGGACGCGCCGAAGCTGGCGGGCCAGGCCATCGCGGAGGAGGGCGGGTTCCGGCTCGACTTCCTGAACGAGCACTACCGGCTCACCAACCGCGCGCTGCGCGGCGCGCACAATGCGCAGAACGCCATGGCGGCGGCACTGCTGGCGCGGCTGGGCGGCGTGCCGGCCGACGCGGTGCAGGCGGGACTGGACAGCTACCCGGGACTGCCGCACCGCATGGAGAGCGTGCGCGTGCTGGACGGCGTGGAGTGGGTGAACGACTCCAAGGCCACCAACGTGGACTCGGTGCTGGTGGCACTGCGCGCCTTCAAGGGCGACCTGTGGCTGATTGCCGGCGGCAAGGGAAAGGGCGCGCCGTACGCGCCCATGGTGGAGGAGGGGCGGGGCAAGGTGAAGGGCGTGCTCACCATCGGTCAGGACGCCGACGTCCTGGCAAAGGCGTATGCGGGCCAGGCGCCGGTGCATGCATGCGGCACGCTGGACGCGGCGGTGAAGAAGGCGCGCGAAGTGGCGAAGGCGGGGGACACGGTGCTGCTGTCGCCCGCGTGCGCGTCGTATGACCAGTTCAAGAACTTCGAGGACCGGGGCGACACCTTCAAACGCCTCGTCGGGGCGCTGTGATGGACATGAAGACCACTCCTCCCGCGTCCGCCTCCGTGCGGTTCGACCCGATACTCCTGTGCGCCGTGCTCGGCCTCGTCACCTTCGGGCTGGTGATGGTGTACTCGGCCAGCGCGGTGCTGGCGCAGGACAAGCTGGGTGACAGCCTGTACTTCTTCAAGCGCCAGCTCACCGCGGCCGGCATGGGCGTGGTGGCCATGGCGGTGGCCATGAAGGTGGGCTGGCGCAAGCTGGCGCGCTGGGCGTACCCGCTGCTGCTCATCGCCATCGTCCTGCTGGTGGCGGTGGCCATCCCCGGCATCGGCACCACGGCGGGCGGCGCGCGCCGGTGGATTCGCCTGCCGGGCTTCAGCCTGCAGCCCGCGGAGTTGGCGAAGTTCGCCTGGGTCGTCTACCTGTCCTACTCGCTGGCGAAGAAGCGCGAGAAGGTGGCCACCTTCTCCGTGGGCTTCCTCCCGCACCTGGCCCTGTGTGGAGTGCTCGTCCTCCTGTGCATGCTCCAGCCGGACTTCGGCAGCAGCGTGCTGCTGGTGTTCATGCTCTTCGTGCTGCTCTTCGCGGCCGGGGCGAAGCTGAGCTACCTGGTGGGCTCGGTGCTGCTGGCGCTGCCCCTGGCGTACGTCGCGATTGCGACGAGCCCGTACCGCATGAAGCGCATCCTCGCCTTCCTGGACCCGTGGGCGCACCGGCACGACGTGGGCTACCAGGTGGCCGAGTCGCTGATGTCCATCGGCTCGGGCGGAGTGTCGGGCCTGGGGCTGGGGGACGGGCGGCAGAAGCTCTTCTTCCTGCCGGAGGCGCACACCGACTTCATCTTCTCCATCATCGGCGAGGAGACGGGGCTGATAGGCGTGGGGTTGCTGGTGACGCTGTACGGAATGGTGCTGTGGCGCGGGGTGCGCGCCAGCCTGGCCGCGGGGGAGACGTTCGGCACGTACCTGGGGCTGGGCATCACCTCCATCATCGCGTTCCAGGCCACGGTGAACATGTGCGTGGCCATGGGGCTGCTGCCCACGAAGGGGCTGACGCTGCCCTTCGTCTCGTACGGAGGAACTTCCTTGGTGGTGCTGATGGGAGCGGCGGGGGTGCTGTTGTCCTTGAGCGCGAATGCCGAGCCGGCAACACGCGCCACGCGGACGGGCACGGACATGCGGGAGGTGACGGCGTGAAGGTCCTCATCGCGGGCGGCGGCACCGGTGGCCATCTCTTCCCGGGCATCGCCCTGGCGGAAGAGGTGACGACGCGTCACCATGGCAACGAGGTGGTCTTCGTGGGCACCGAGCGGGGCCTCGAGGCGCGCGTGGTGCCGAAGGAGGGCTACCCGCTGGAGTTGGTGAAGGTGCAGGGCCTCAAGGGGAAGAACCTGTTCGCCTTCATCAAGGCGCTCTTCGCCCTGCCGCTGGCCTTCATCGAGTCGTTCCGCATCCTCGCCCGGCAGAAGCCGGACGTGGTGGTGGGCGTGGGCGGCTACGCCAGCGGGCCGGTGGTGCTGGCCGCATGGCTGATGGGCATCCCCACCGCGATTCAGGAACAGAACGCGCTGCCGGGCCTCACCAACAAGCTGCTGGGCAAGGTGGTTCGCGTCGTCTTCACCGCCTTCGAGGGCGCGCACCGCTTCTTCCCGGAGAAGAAGGTGCAGCTCATCGGCAACCCCATCCGCCGCAAGCTGATGGACAACTACCTGCGCAGCCACGTGGCGCACGAGAAGTTCTCGCTGCTCGTCTTCGGCGGCAGCCTGGGCGCGCGCGGCATCAATCAGCGGATGATTGAGGCGTTGAACTCCCTGGGCGACCTGAAGGACGGGCTGCACTTCGTCCACCAGACGGGGAAGAACGACCTGGAGCAGGTGCGCAAGGGCTACGCGGAGAAGGGCTTCCAGGCGGACGTGGTGGAGTTCATCGACGACATGTCGAGCGCGTACGCGAAGGCGGACCTCGTCGTCTGTCGCGCCGGGGCCACCACGCTGGCGGAGCTGACCGTGTGCAAGAAGGCCAGCATCCTCATTCCCTTTCCTCACGCCACGGATGACCACCAGGCCGTGAATGCGAAGGCACTCGTGGACGCGGGCGCGGCGCTGATGTTCCGCGAGTCGGAGCTCACCGGGGAGAAGCTGGCGGAGGTCATCCGCACCCTGAAGAGCGACCCGGCGAAGCTGAAGAACATGGAGAAGAAGGCGGGCCTGCTGGGCCGCCCGGAGGCAGCCAAGGAGCTGGCGGACGTCTGCGTGGACCTGATGGTGCAGGCGTGGGGCCCCAATGGTAGGGAGCGCGCCCCCACCGAGCCGAAGAAGGCGCCGAGGAGCCACTCGTGACGAAGAACAAGCCCGTCAGCCTCTTCAAGACGCGCCACGCCGCGCAGGTGCACTTCGTGGGCATCGGCGGCATCGGCATGAGCGGCATCGCCGAGGTGCTGCTCAACCTGGGCTACCGGGTGTCCGGCAGCGACTTGAAGGAGAGCGACATCACCCGGCGCCTGACGCGCATGGGGGCCACCATCTTCGAGGGGCACAAGGCGCAGAACCTCGTCCAGGCGGACGTGGTGGTCATCTCCTCCGCGGTGCGCAAGGACAACCCGGAGGTCGTCACCGCGCGGCAGCGGAAGATTCCCGTCATCCCCCGCGCGGAGATGCTCGCGGAGTTGATGCGCCTGAAGTACTCCGTCGCGGTGGCGGGCAGCCACGGCAAGACGACGACGACGTCCATGGTGGCCACGGTGCTGAGCGCCGCGGGGTTGGACCCGACGGCGGTGGTGGGCGGCAAGGTGAACGTGCTCGACTCCAACGCCAAGCTGGGCAAGAGCGAGCTGATGGTGGTGGAGGCGGACGAGAGCGACGGCAGCTTCCTCAAGCTGCACCCGTCCATCTCCATCGTCACCAACATCGACCCGGAGCACATGGACCACTACGGCACGCTGGACACGCTCCAGTCCGCCTTCGTGGAGTTCTGCAACCGGGTGCCCTTCTACGGCCTCAACGTCCTCTGCCTGGACAACCCCAACGTCCAGGCACTGCTGCCGCGGATTGAGAAGCGCTTCGTCACCTACGGCAGTTCGCATATGGCGGACTACCGGCTGGAGAACATCCAACTGGACGGCTTCACCACCACCTTCCAGGCCTTCCGCCGGGACGAGCCGCTGGGCGAGTTCCGCGTGCGCATGGTGGGCGCGCACAACGCCTTCAACGCGCTGGCCGTCATCGCCGTGGCGGAGGAGATGGACATCCCGCTGGAGACGGTGCGCGGCGCGCTGGCCGAGTTCGGCGGCGTGCAGCGGCGCTTCACCGTGCGCGGCGAGGCGCAGGGCATCACCGTGGTGGACGACTACGGGCACCACCCCACCGAGGTCATGGCCACGCTGGCCGGCGCGCGCAAGGCCTTCGGCCGCCGCGTGGTGGTGGCCTTCCAGCCGCACCGCTACACGCGCACCCACGACTTGATGAAGGAGTTCTCCACCTCGTTCAACGACGCGGACGTGCTCTTCGTCACCAGCGTCTACGCGGCGGGCGAGGAGCGGATTGCGGGCGCCACCGGCGACGCGCTGGCGGACGCCATCCGCGCGCACGGCCACCGTGACGTCACCTTCGTGGAGAAGCGCACCGAATTGCCGGCGGCGCTGCTGCCCCGGCTGCGCGAGGGCGACCTGGTGCTCACGCTGGGCGCGGGCGACATCACCCAGGTGGGGCCGGACCTGCTCACCCTGCTGGGCACCTCCTCTTTGTCGAAGGGCTGAGCCCCATGGTCGAAGCGGGCGTGAGGACGGCGCTGGCGGAGCGCGTGGCGCGGCTGTCCGGCTGCGAGGTGAAGCCGGGCGAGCCCCTGGCCCCGCTCACCAGCGTTCGGGTGGGCGGCGCGGCGGAAGCGCTGGTGCGCCCGCGCTCGCCGGAGGCGCTGGTGGCGCTCCTGAAGCTGGCGCGCGAGGAGGGCATTCCCATCTCCATCCTCGGCGGTGGCGCCAACACGCTGGTGGGCGATGGCGGCGTGCCGGGCTTCACCCTGAAGCTGCCCGGAGACCTCTTTCCGGAAGTGGCGGACGTGGGCCCCGAGGAGGGCCGCCTCACGCTGGGCGCGGGCGCGGCCATCGTCCGGCTCATCAACCTCATGCGCGGCAATGCGCTGGTGGGCGCGGAGTTCCTCGCCGGTATTCCCGGCACGCTGGGCGGCGCGGTGGCCATGAATGCCGGCACCAAGAACGGAGAGGCCTTCCGTGCGATTGAGGCGGTGGAGGTCGCCACGGCGGACGGGGTGGGGTGGCTGGAGAAGGCTCGGATTCCGCACGCCTACCGTCATTCCGAATTGCCGCCGGACAGTGTGGTGACGCGGGTGCGCTTCCTCTTGAGAAAGGGGGACGTGCAGGCGTCCAAGGCCGCCATGGACGCGGACCTGGGCTACCGCAAGCGCACGCAGCCGCTGAGTCAGCCCAACTTCGGCAGCGTCTTCACCAACCCGCTGGGCGACCATGCCGGCAGGCTCATTGAATTGGTCGGCCTCAAGGGGCATACGCTGGGCCGCGCGCAGGTCTCCATCCTGCACGCCAACTGGATTGTGAATCTGGGCGGAGCCACCGCCCGTGACGTGCTGGGCCTCGTCACCCTCATGCAGCAGCGGGTGCGCGAGGAGACCGGCGTCGACATGAAACCCGAAGTCAAGCGCGTGGGAGAGTTCCTGCCATGACCCCGAATCGCGGCGCCTTCACGAAGGACGAGCTCAAGACGAAGCGCGTGGGCGTGCTCTATGGCGGCCTGTCCGCCGAGCGTGAAGTCTCCCTGCGCACCGGCGCGGCCGTGGCCGGAGCGCTGCGCTCGCTGGGCTACGACGTGGTGGAAGTGGACGTCGGCAAGGACCTGCCCGCGCGTCTCATCGCGGAGAAGGTGGACGTGGCGTGGCTGGCGGTGCACGGCCGCTATGGCGAGGACGGGTGCCTCCAGGGCCTGCTGGAGTCCATGTTCATCCCCTACAGCGGCAGCGGCGTGCTGGCCTCCGCGCTGGGCATGGACAAGGTGTACGCCAAGCAGGTCTTCGTCGCGTACGGCATCCCCACTCCGGCGTACCGCGCCTTCAAGGACGCGGAGTCGGCGCTGGCGGCGGCGGACTCGCTGCCCTTCCCCTTCCCGGTGGTGGTGAAGCCCAGCCGCGAGGGCAGCAGCGTGGGCGTTCATATCTGCAAGAAGCGCGAGGACTACGACGCCGCCGTGAAGGACGCGGCGAAGTACGCCGGCACCCTGCTGGTGGAGCAGTTCGTCAAGGGACGCGAAGTGCAGGGTGGGGTGCTGGACGATGAGGCCCTCGGCGTCATCGAGGTGCGCGCCGCGCGCGAGTTCTACGACTACGAAGCCAAGTACAAGGCGGGCTCCGGTACTCAGTATCTCTTCCCCGCGCCCCTGCCTCCTGAGCAGTATGCCCGGGTGAACGAGGTGAGCCTGGCCGCGCACAAGGCCCTCGGCTGCAGCGGGGGCTCCCGGTCCGACGTCATCATCACCGAGGGGGGGGACGTGTTCCTGCTGGAGATCAACACGCTGCCCGGCATGACGGCCACCAGTCTCCTCCCCAAGATTGCCGCCGGACGTGGTATCGACTTCCCGGCCCTGTGTGAGCGCCTGCTGTTGGGCGCCTCCCTCAAGGCCTGAGCCGCCCCCTCGCGGGCCCGACGCAACTTGGCGCCGGGCTTCGTCGAAAACCCCCGGAAGTCCCTGGCCCCGCACCCGCCGCCAGCGCTACAGCGACGTGCCTGTAGCCAAAAACTGGCGTGGAGATCCATCCGCGCGCAGCATGCGTGCGACCGTCCCGACCCATGGCCTTTGGCAGAGCGCGAAATCGTCGTCGTCAGGATACCGCCCAGCAGAAGGAGGCGGTGAAGGGTGCCGTGCGCTCGCACGGCCCCGGCGTCCTGAAGGTGCTCGCGCTGACGCTGGCCACGGGCCTGCTGGTGTGGGGCGGGGTGGAATCGCGGCACTGGGCGCTGACGTCGCCCCGCTTCGACCTCGCGGCGGTGTCCTTCTCCGGCCTCCAGCGCGCCTCGCGCGTGGAGTTGCTGCGGCTGGCGGTGCTGACGAAGGGGCAGAACCTGTGGACCCTGGACACGGGCGCCCTGGAGCGCGCCATGTCGCAGCACCCCTGGGTGAAGACGGTGGAGGTGACGCGGCGCTTCCCCAACCGCGTGTCGGTGGAGGTGACCGAACACGTGCCGGTGGCCCTGGCGGTGCTGGGCGAGTTGTACGTCCTGGACGAGGACGGTGAGCCCTTCAAGCGGGTGACGCCGGGGGACGGGCTGGATTTGCCGCTCGTCACGGGGTTGGACCGCGAGGGGTACGTGACGGACCCGACGGTGGCGCGCGAGCGCCTGCGCTCGGCGCTGGAGGTGGCGAGCGCCTATGCGCGGCTGTCAACCGACAAGGCCGAGCGCCTGTCCGAGGTCCGCATGGAGGCGCAGAGCGTGGCGCTGGTGACGGCGTCCGGCCAGGAAGTGCGCCTGGGAGAAGGAGATTCCGAGGTCAAGCTGCAGCGGCTGGCCCGGGTCCGGCGAGAGCTGGGCACGAGGGGGCTTGCAGCGGAGATCATTCACCTGGATAACCGTGCCCGACCCGGTTGGGTGGCGGTGAAGCTTTCGAGCCCTGTCTCCGAGAGGAACGGGGTCTCGACGCGGTAAGCGGATGCCCCTTTCACGAGAGTGGGGGGCCTGGGAGGGTTGTCATGGCGAAGCAGAAGTCGGGGGAGATCATCGTCGGCCTCGACATCGGCACGACGAAGATCTGCGCCATCGTCGGAGAGCTGACCGACAGCGGCATCGACATCATCGGCATCGGTACGCACCCGTCGAAGGGGTTGCGCAAGGGCGTGGTGGTCAACATCGAGGCCACGGTCTCCTCCATCCGGCGCGCCGTCGAAGAGGCGGAGCTGATGGCGGGGGCTGAAATCTCCCACGTCTATACGGGCATCGCCGGCGGCCACATCAAGGGCTTCAACTCCCAGGGCATCGTCGCGGTGAAGGACAAGGAGGTCCGCGAGGCGGACATCGCCCGCGTCATCGACGCGGCGAAGGCGGTGGCCATCCCCCTGGACCGGGAGGTCATCCACGTCCTGCCGCAGGAGTTCATCATCGACGACCAGGGCGGCATCAAGGAGCCGCTGGGCATGGCGGGCGTGCGCCTGGAGGCCAAGGTGCACATCGTCACCGGGGCCGTCTCGAGCGCGCAGAACATCGTCAAGTGCGCCAACCGCACGGGGCTGAATGTCTCCGACATCGTCCTGCAGCCGCTGGCCAGCGCGGAGGCGGTGCTGGGCGAGGACGAGAAGGAGCTGGGCGTGTGCCTCGTCGACATCGGCGGCGGCACCACGGACATCGCCATCTTCTCCGGCGGCTCCATCGTCCACACGGCGGTGATTGCGCTGGGCGGCAACAACCTCACCAGCGACATCGCCATCGGCCTG contains these protein-coding regions:
- the mraY gene encoding phospho-N-acetylmuramoyl-pentapeptide-transferase translates to MLYLLYELIQNTEAGRVLNFLRYPTFRIIAAGVFALLLGMLIGPRLIARLRLKQHGQSNVREDTPDTHQKKKGTPTMGGSLILICIAAGTLLFADLGSRGVWVMLLLTFGYGFIGFLDDWLKLSKRNSKGLAGRKKMVLQTFFFLVAVFGLLTTWTHPDGSFGPTLLINTKLTVPFIPTRWFNPDLGWFYVVFAWIVIVGTSNAVNLTDGLDGLAIVPTIVSAITFAVLCYVAGTTLSIADSELVNGVPKLVATPLYQYLGILQVPGGAELAVFCAAIVGAGISFLWFNTYPASVFMGDIGSLALGGALGGLAVLSKNEVVSAIIHGIFFAEALSVMIQVASFKMTGKRVFKMAPVHHHFELKGLAEPKIIVRFWIVSILCGGVALLSLKLR
- a CDS encoding UDP-N-acetylmuramoyl-L-alanyl-D-glutamate--2,6-diaminopimelate ligase, whose amino-acid sequence is MKLTDVLAGCGAEQTSGGRSAVDVTGVTQDSRRVKAGDLFVAIPGTKEDGAQFIGEAVSRGAVAVVSEKPVPSSQVPFFKVGNARKALAIIAANFYGRPADQLTLLGVTGTNGKTTTTYLLEAMSTAAYAATGVIGTLGYKFSGKTVESANTTPDALELHRIFREMVDAGVETVIMEVSSHALAQERVHGLTFKAAGFSNLSRDHLDYHKDMEDYFQAKRKLFAENLSATGVAVVNGDDTYASRIYNELRGQKRMAWKFSRVGNGEVSAADVTFTLQGIKGTLKTPAGDIPIKSKLLGPHNLENILLAAGIGLGAGFARRDVQEGIERMTPVAGRMERVENYGPGGAPAVLVDYAHTDDALKRALEAARALAKGRVITVFGCGGDRDKGKRPLMGAVAAEAADLAIVTSDNPRSENPDDIIGEVTPGLEKGGLRRISAGKAKSGEKGYLVDADRRAAIELAIGLASADDVVLIAGKGHETYQQVGTEKHNFDDRQVAAKALANRTP
- the ftsW gene encoding putative lipid II flippase FtsW, whose translation is MKTTPPASASVRFDPILLCAVLGLVTFGLVMVYSASAVLAQDKLGDSLYFFKRQLTAAGMGVVAMAVAMKVGWRKLARWAYPLLLIAIVLLVAVAIPGIGTTAGGARRWIRLPGFSLQPAELAKFAWVVYLSYSLAKKREKVATFSVGFLPHLALCGVLVLLCMLQPDFGSSVLLVFMLFVLLFAAGAKLSYLVGSVLLALPLAYVAIATSPYRMKRILAFLDPWAHRHDVGYQVAESLMSIGSGGVSGLGLGDGRQKLFFLPEAHTDFIFSIIGEETGLIGVGLLVTLYGMVLWRGVRASLAAGETFGTYLGLGITSIIAFQATVNMCVAMGLLPTKGLTLPFVSYGGTSLVVLMGAAGVLLSLSANAEPATRATRTGTDMREVTA
- the murD gene encoding UDP-N-acetylmuramoyl-L-alanine--D-glutamate ligase is translated as MSLSLSGQKVLVYGLAKSGVAALRLLRQHGAHVTALDARTEDALGEVGREVKALGASLVTGPVPPGLLASQDLVVVSPGVPLALPEIEAARTAGVAVWGEVELASRFLTEVPLFGITGTNGKSTTTALTGELFLRGGQRTFVGGNLGRPFSEAALAPKDWDALVVELSSFQLEGIRTLRPRGAAILNLTPDHLDRYATHADYGAAKARIFQSQQAGDFAVVNADDADVLGLARAAKVPVYGFGMTGRPVADAPKLAGQAIAEEGGFRLDFLNEHYRLTNRALRGAHNAQNAMAAALLARLGGVPADAVQAGLDSYPGLPHRMESVRVLDGVEWVNDSKATNVDSVLVALRAFKGDLWLIAGGKGKGAPYAPMVEEGRGKVKGVLTIGQDADVLAKAYAGQAPVHACGTLDAAVKKAREVAKAGDTVLLSPACASYDQFKNFEDRGDTFKRLVGAL
- a CDS encoding UDP-N-acetylmuramoyl-tripeptide--D-alanyl-D-alanine ligase, which translates into the protein MSARFNDDEVVQATGATRRGGPAPAAFSAVCTDTRSLTPGCLFVALVGERFDAHAFVDAAAKGGAAGAVVGRGRTLPALPEGFPLYEVEDTLMALGALGRHHRQHFKIPLCAVGGSNGKTTTKEMVGAILATRGPALKTEGNLNNEIGVPLTLFRLEPQHVAAVIEVGMNRPGEIERLTRVVRPDAGVITVVQPEHLEGLGSIEGVAEAEGEMFRELGPTSTVVVNVDDPLIPKQAARSKAKQLTFGRAEGADVRLTAVETRGREGMVATVRYSGRDWPVRLHFIGPHNAQNATAAFALALALGYSPEECVRGLETARPYARRLNVVDGKGGVTVIDDCYNANPASMDAALETLGTLVPAGGRPVVVLGDMLELGPGELEEHSRLGGRVPGHAKLAAFFGPRSVKGWEAASMGNSAAHFTEIEPLVAWLSPQLRAGDVVLVKASRGMRLERVVAALTGAPAPGGTH